The Pseudostreptobacillus hongkongensis genome includes a window with the following:
- a CDS encoding KH domain-containing protein: MPEYYVDLIKFWLDNLLDEENHYELSSKGSKNINIEILVDKQNIGKVIGKNGKIITSLRHLISSIANKNKDNISIKVIEK; the protein is encoded by the coding sequence ATGCCAGAGTATTATGTAGATTTGATTAAGTTTTGGCTTGATAATTTATTAGATGAAGAAAATCATTATGAATTAAGTTCTAAAGGAAGTAAAAATATTAATATAGAAATATTAGTAGATAAGCAAAACATAGGTAAGGTAATAGGAAAAAATGGAAAAATAATAACAAGTTTAAGACATTTAATATCTTCTATTGCTAATAAAAATAAAGATAATATAAGTATAAAAGTTATAGAAAAATAA
- a CDS encoding DUF4911 domain-containing protein — translation MQSYEYIINTDKSNIDFINKIVEAYEGLAIVRTLDRKNGVIKILTNTFFVNDVNMLIDKLIKFGIDMHISEERIWKGEL, via the coding sequence ATGCAGAGTTATGAATATATAATTAATACAGACAAATCTAATATAGATTTTATAAATAAAATAGTTGAAGCATATGAAGGACTTGCTATAGTAAGAACATTAGATAGAAAAAATGGTGTTATTAAAATATTAACAAATACTTTTTTTGTAAATGATGTTAATATGTTAATAGATAAGCTCATCAAATTTGGAATAGATATGCATATATCAGAAGAAAGAATATGGAAAGGAGAACTTTAA
- the rsmA gene encoding 16S rRNA (adenine(1518)-N(6)/adenine(1519)-N(6))-dimethyltransferase RsmA, protein MKKKINEHNHKKKYGQNFLEDKNLLNEIADVTNISENDNIIEIGPGLGFLTSYILETNANLITFEIDNDLIPKLNIKFSKYPNFKLVHTDFLEYDLINILEKEKMYRVVANIPYYITSPIINKLIDFRENIDDIYLMVQKEVGERLAFKGSNSNRGAFSYILQFFGEVEYLFTVDKKYFDPIPKVDSAFIKIKFYKDMKYERLISFDKFVEFIKASFSSKRKSLANNLKTIGIEKSLTENSLLKLGKSEMTRAEQLSVDEYIELIKIINEV, encoded by the coding sequence ATGAAAAAGAAGATTAATGAACATAATCATAAAAAGAAATATGGACAAAATTTTTTAGAAGATAAAAATTTGTTAAATGAGATAGCTGATGTAACTAATATTTCAGAAAATGATAATATTATTGAAATTGGACCAGGATTAGGTTTTTTAACTTCATATATATTAGAAACTAATGCTAATTTAATTACATTTGAAATAGATAATGATTTAATTCCTAAATTAAATATAAAGTTTTCAAAATATCCAAATTTTAAATTAGTACATACAGATTTTTTAGAATATGATTTAATTAATATATTAGAAAAAGAAAAGATGTATAGAGTTGTTGCAAATATTCCTTACTATATTACATCACCTATAATAAATAAATTAATTGATTTTAGAGAAAATATAGATGATATATATTTGATGGTTCAAAAAGAAGTTGGGGAAAGACTTGCTTTTAAAGGATCTAATAGTAATAGGGGAGCATTTTCATATATATTACAATTTTTTGGTGAGGTAGAATATTTATTTACTGTTGACAAAAAGTATTTTGATCCAATCCCTAAAGTAGATTCAGCATTTATAAAAATTAAGTTTTATAAAGATATGAAATATGAAAGGCTAATATCTTTTGATAAATTTGTAGAGTTTATAAAAGCTAGTTTTTCAAGTAAGAGAAAAAGTTTAGCTAATAATCTAAAAACTATAGGTATAGAAAAAAGTCTAACTGAAAATTCACTTTTAAAATTAGGTAAAAGTGAAATGACACGTGCTGAACAACTTAGTGTAGATGAATATATAGAATTAATTAAAATAATAAATGAGGTATAA
- the hpt gene encoding hypoxanthine phosphoribosyltransferase codes for MKDWEKGIIRKVATEEQLKERIKELGAQITKDYENDDAEFIVVGILKGSILFMADLIREIKRPLKIDFMEISSYGDEFESTRDIKIIKDLDYSVRGKNVLIVEDIIDSGLTLKKVLQLIGKRGPKNVILCTLLNKQVDRVVDIDVQYSGFEIPNEFVLGYGLDFKQEYRNIPYIGIMDLELYEKED; via the coding sequence ATGAAAGATTGGGAAAAAGGAATAATAAGAAAAGTCGCAACTGAAGAGCAATTAAAAGAAAGAATTAAAGAACTTGGAGCACAAATCACTAAAGATTATGAAAATGATGATGCTGAGTTCATTGTTGTTGGTATTTTAAAAGGTTCAATATTATTTATGGCCGATTTAATAAGAGAGATAAAAAGACCTCTAAAAATTGATTTTATGGAAATATCTAGTTATGGTGATGAATTTGAAAGTACTAGAGATATTAAGATTATAAAAGATCTTGATTATTCTGTAAGAGGTAAAAATGTATTGATAGTAGAAGATATTATTGATTCAGGATTAACTTTAAAGAAAGTATTACAATTAATAGGAAAAAGAGGTCCTAAAAATGTAATTCTTTGTACATTACTTAATAAACAAGTTGACAGAGTTGTTGATATAGATGTTCAATATTCAGGCTTTGAAATTCCTAATGAATTTGTATTAGGATATGGACTTGATTTTAAACAAGAATATAGAAATATACCTTATATAGGAATTATGGATTTAGAATTATATGAAAAAGAAGATTAA
- a CDS encoding cytidine deaminase, with protein sequence MKYTDQEIRDYIKKANDILNKAYVPYSKFQVGAVLIDEKGNIHKGINVENASFGLTICAERNAISTAVTEGMKKISLIVITGNTEEPISPCGMCRQVIREFSDDETRIVLASSKTDKYTVWTVDEILPYSFGPEHL encoded by the coding sequence ATGAAATACACAGATCAAGAAATTAGAGACTATATAAAAAAGGCAAATGATATATTAAATAAGGCTTATGTTCCTTATTCTAAATTTCAAGTTGGAGCAGTACTTATAGATGAAAAAGGTAATATACATAAAGGAATCAATGTTGAAAATGCTTCATTTGGTTTAACTATCTGTGCTGAAAGAAATGCAATTTCTACAGCAGTTACAGAGGGAATGAAAAAAATAAGTCTTATAGTTATAACAGGGAATACAGAAGAGCCTATAAGTCCTTGTGGAATGTGTAGACAAGTTATTAGAGAATTTTCTGATGATGAAACAAGAATAGTTTTAGCAAGTTCTAAAACAGACAAGTATACTGTGTGGACGGTAGATGAAATATTACCATATTCATTTGGTCCAGAACATTTATAG
- the deoD gene encoding purine-nucleoside phosphorylase — MATPHIGANRGDIAETILLPGDPLRAKYIAETFLEDVVQYNNVRGMLGFTGTYKGKRISVQGTGMGVPSIGIYAHELINEFGCKNLIRIGTAGATNETVKIRDVVMALAASTDSNINKLRFNGADYAPTANADLAFKAYELAKERNISFKAGNVLTSDTFYGDDLDGWKKWSKFGVLCVEMETAQLYTTAAKFGVRALTLLTISDSLVTGEATTAEERQLTFNDMIKLALDTAIEF; from the coding sequence ATGGCAACACCACATATAGGAGCAAATAGAGGAGATATAGCAGAAACTATTTTATTACCTGGAGATCCATTAAGAGCTAAATATATAGCAGAAACATTTTTAGAAGATGTAGTTCAATATAATAATGTAAGAGGAATGTTAGGATTTACTGGTACATATAAAGGAAAAAGAATATCAGTTCAAGGAACAGGAATGGGAGTTCCTTCAATAGGAATATATGCTCATGAATTAATAAATGAATTTGGATGTAAAAATTTAATAAGAATAGGGACAGCTGGAGCAACTAATGAAACTGTAAAAATTAGAGACGTTGTAATGGCTCTTGCAGCTTCAACAGATTCAAATATTAATAAATTAAGATTTAATGGTGCAGATTATGCTCCAACAGCAAATGCTGATCTTGCATTTAAAGCATATGAATTAGCAAAAGAAAGAAATATTAGCTTTAAAGCTGGTAATGTTTTAACTAGTGATACTTTCTATGGTGATGATTTAGATGGATGGAAAAAATGGTCTAAATTTGGTGTTTTATGTGTTGAAATGGAAACAGCTCAATTATATACAACTGCTGCAAAATTTGGAGTAAGAGCTTTAACATTATTAACTATAAGTGATTCATTAGTTACAGGTGAAGCTACAACAGCAGAAGAAAGACAATTAACATTCAATGATATGATTAAACTTGCATTAGATACTGCAATTGAATTCTAA
- the deoC gene encoding deoxyribose-phosphate aldolase yields the protein MLDITKYIDHTVLKATTTTKDIEKLCLEAKEYGFYSVCVNGCYVKECKKLLEGSEVKIAAVVGFPLGAMTTEAKVFEAIEAIKNGASEIDMVINVGKLLEGDSHYVENEIKAIKEAIGDKVLKVIIETCYLNSEQKILACNLSLNANADFVKTSTGFGIGGATFEDVILMKKVVGDNAQVKASGGVKSLETAEKYIELGATRLGTSSGIEIIKGIKVDKDKY from the coding sequence ATGTTAGATATAACAAAATATATTGACCATACAGTTTTAAAAGCGACTACTACAACTAAAGATATAGAAAAATTATGTCTTGAAGCAAAAGAATATGGATTTTATTCAGTTTGTGTAAATGGTTGTTATGTAAAAGAATGTAAAAAATTATTAGAAGGAAGTGAAGTTAAAATAGCTGCAGTAGTTGGGTTCCCTTTAGGAGCAATGACAACTGAGGCTAAAGTTTTTGAAGCTATAGAAGCTATTAAAAATGGTGCTTCTGAAATAGATATGGTTATAAATGTTGGTAAATTATTAGAAGGAGATAGCCATTATGTAGAAAATGAAATAAAGGCTATTAAAGAAGCAATAGGTGATAAGGTATTAAAAGTAATAATAGAAACTTGTTATTTAAATTCTGAACAAAAAATATTGGCATGTAATTTATCATTAAATGCAAATGCAGATTTTGTTAAAACTTCTACAGGATTTGGAATAGGAGGAGCAACTTTTGAAGATGTAATTCTTATGAAAAAAGTAGTTGGTGATAATGCACAAGTTAAAGCAAGCGGTGGAGTTAAAAGTTTAGAAACTGCAGAAAAATATATAGAATTAGGTGCAACTCGTCTTGGAACTAGTTCAGGAATAGAAATTATTAAAGGTATCAAAGTTGATAAAGATAAATATTAA
- a CDS encoding thymidine phosphorylase — protein sequence MRVVDIIQNKRDGIKLTDEEIKFLLNSYKDGKVPDYQMASFLMATYFQDMTDEELVTFTMTMRDSGDIITFPDLDKFLVDKHSTGGVGDKVTVAIAPILSALGMATAKLSGKGLGHTGGTIDKFESIKNFKFSSTKEDLTKIANKTGVGLMGYSDNIVPLDKKIYALRDVVATVPSIPLIASSIMSKKLAIQSNVIILDVKVGDGAFMKTIDEARSLANRMIAIGKGANRDVKVVLSNMDEPLGYNIGNATEIIEGIEALKGNWSEDLKEVVYTIASLALKSKGVIKNLEEGYPLIDEVINSGKALQVFKEFIKESGADPAIVDDYTLLPQAKNTLEVYALNSGHIHRIKTEEIGKAAMVIGAGRETKESVLDYAVGIEILKKVGEKVEKGELIAKIFYNDPTNVENSKNMVLDAYVIDDKGIDKVKTILDIIE from the coding sequence ATGAGAGTAGTTGATATAATTCAAAATAAAAGAGATGGAATTAAATTAACTGATGAAGAGATAAAATTTCTTTTAAATTCATATAAAGATGGTAAAGTTCCTGATTATCAAATGGCTTCATTTTTAATGGCCACATATTTTCAAGATATGACAGATGAAGAGTTAGTTACATTTACTATGACTATGAGAGATTCAGGAGATATAATAACTTTTCCTGACTTAGATAAGTTTTTAGTTGATAAACATAGTACAGGTGGAGTAGGAGATAAAGTAACAGTAGCAATTGCACCTATACTTTCAGCACTTGGTATGGCAACAGCTAAATTATCAGGTAAAGGACTTGGACATACAGGAGGAACTATTGATAAATTTGAGTCTATAAAGAATTTTAAGTTTTCAAGTACAAAAGAAGATTTAACTAAAATTGCTAATAAGACTGGAGTAGGTCTTATGGGATACAGTGATAATATAGTTCCACTTGATAAAAAAATATATGCATTAAGAGATGTTGTTGCAACAGTACCATCAATACCACTTATAGCAAGTAGTATAATGAGTAAAAAATTAGCTATACAGTCAAATGTTATCATACTTGATGTTAAAGTTGGAGATGGAGCATTTATGAAAACTATAGATGAAGCTAGAAGTCTTGCAAATAGAATGATAGCTATTGGTAAAGGTGCAAATCGTGATGTTAAGGTAGTATTATCTAATATGGATGAACCTTTAGGATATAATATAGGGAATGCAACAGAAATTATTGAAGGAATAGAGGCTTTAAAAGGAAATTGGTCTGAAGATTTAAAAGAAGTAGTTTATACTATTGCTTCTCTTGCACTAAAATCTAAAGGAGTAATTAAGAACTTAGAAGAAGGATATCCTTTAATAGATGAAGTAATAAATTCAGGGAAAGCACTACAAGTATTTAAAGAATTCATAAAAGAAAGTGGAGCTGATCCTGCAATAGTTGATGATTATACTTTATTACCACAAGCTAAGAATACTTTAGAAGTATATGCTTTAAATTCAGGACATATTCATAGAATAAAAACTGAAGAAATTGGGAAAGCAGCTATGGTAATAGGAGCAGGTCGTGAAACTAAAGAATCAGTACTTGATTACGCAGTAGGTATAGAAATACTTAAAAAAGTTGGAGAAAAAGTTGAAAAAGGTGAATTAATTGCTAAGATTTTCTACAATGATCCAACTAATGTTGAAAATTCAAAAAACATGGTATTAGATGCTTATGTAATAGATGATAAAGGAATAGATAAAGTTAAAACTATTTTAGATATTATAGAATAA
- a CDS encoding BMP family lipoprotein, which translates to MKRLMSILTILFTFVLLVSCGGKTEDKPTTENKKATKVAIVYSTGGKGDKSFNDSAYAGLQRAIKDFGIEVSEYEPKETSVEVKNQLTEYAQTEEYALIIAIGFTSVEALDAVAKEYPNQKFVMIDDVIDGKDNVLSLSYKEQEGTFLTGALAALMSKTNKVGFIGGMEAPVILRFATGYVQGAKYINPNIEVLVSYINGSDAFNDPVAAKQLTEALISKGADVIMHAAGASGAGVFKAAQEKNVYAIGVDSNQDSEVPGLVLTSMIKKVDNGVYDTIKELIDGKFQSGIKYIGIAEDGLDTTEFEFTKDIIGKENIDKLAQIKQDIKDGKIKVEEKGPLK; encoded by the coding sequence ATGAAAAGACTAATGTCTATTTTAACTATTCTTTTTACTTTTGTTCTTTTAGTTTCTTGTGGAGGTAAAACTGAGGATAAACCAACAACAGAAAATAAAAAAGCCACAAAAGTAGCGATAGTATATTCTACAGGTGGTAAAGGTGATAAATCATTTAATGATTCAGCATATGCTGGACTTCAAAGAGCTATTAAAGACTTTGGGATAGAAGTTTCTGAATATGAACCAAAAGAAACTTCAGTTGAAGTTAAAAATCAATTAACAGAGTATGCTCAAACTGAAGAATATGCATTAATAATTGCTATAGGATTTACATCAGTTGAAGCATTAGATGCAGTAGCAAAAGAATATCCAAATCAAAAATTTGTTATGATAGATGATGTTATTGATGGTAAAGACAATGTATTATCATTATCATACAAAGAACAAGAAGGAACATTCTTAACAGGAGCTTTAGCTGCTCTTATGAGTAAAACTAATAAAGTTGGATTCATTGGTGGAATGGAAGCACCAGTTATATTAAGATTTGCTACAGGATATGTACAAGGAGCTAAATATATAAATCCTAATATAGAAGTATTAGTTTCATATATAAATGGTTCAGATGCATTTAATGATCCAGTTGCTGCTAAACAATTAACAGAAGCTCTAATATCTAAAGGTGCAGATGTAATAATGCATGCTGCGGGTGCATCAGGTGCTGGAGTATTTAAAGCAGCTCAAGAAAAAAATGTATATGCAATAGGGGTAGATTCAAATCAAGATTCTGAAGTTCCAGGACTTGTATTAACTTCTATGATTAAAAAAGTTGATAATGGAGTTTATGACACTATAAAAGAATTAATAGATGGAAAATTCCAAAGTGGAATTAAATATATTGGTATTGCAGAAGATGGTTTAGATACAACTGAATTTGAATTTACTAAAGATATAATTGGTAAAGAAAATATTGATAAACTTGCTCAAATTAAACAAGATATTAAAGATGGTAAAATAAAAGTTGAAGAAAAAGGACCATTAAAATAA
- a CDS encoding LLM class flavin-dependent oxidoreductase, which produces MYSIGEHHRNNFAVSAPEIVLAAGASITKNIKLSSAVTVLSSADPIRVYQNFSTLDALSNGGAEVMVGRGSFTESFPLFGYKLEDYDELFTEKLEILLKIKENLILNWEGKLTHNVDNRGVYPRSENLPIWVVTGGNVDSTINIALKGLPITYAIIGGNPMVFKKLINLYKALGERAGHSPDKLKVASSSWGFIHQDKNTAIEKYYYPTKQLVDAVSKDREHWQELTWEQYINSISEDGAMFVGDPITVANKIIKMVEELKLDRFMSHLPIGSMEHEDVMNAIRLYGEEVAPIVRGYFKDK; this is translated from the coding sequence ATTTATTCTATAGGGGAACATCATAGAAATAATTTTGCAGTATCTGCTCCTGAAATAGTACTAGCTGCTGGTGCAAGTATAACTAAAAATATTAAACTATCTAGTGCTGTTACTGTATTATCTTCAGCAGATCCTATACGTGTATATCAGAATTTTTCTACATTAGATGCCTTGTCTAATGGAGGTGCTGAAGTAATGGTTGGACGTGGATCATTTACTGAAAGTTTTCCTTTATTTGGATATAAACTTGAAGATTATGATGAATTATTTACTGAAAAGTTAGAGATATTATTAAAAATTAAAGAAAATTTAATATTAAATTGGGAAGGTAAATTAACTCATAATGTAGACAATAGAGGAGTTTATCCAAGAAGTGAAAATCTACCTATATGGGTTGTAACAGGAGGAAATGTAGATTCAACAATAAATATTGCACTTAAAGGTTTACCTATAACTTATGCAATAATAGGTGGTAATCCTATGGTATTTAAAAAACTTATTAATCTATATAAAGCGTTGGGGGAAAGAGCTGGTCATAGCCCTGATAAGTTAAAAGTTGCATCAAGTTCTTGGGGATTTATACATCAAGATAAAAATACTGCAATTGAAAAATACTATTATCCAACAAAACAGTTAGTGGATGCTGTATCAAAAGATAGAGAGCATTGGCAAGAATTAACTTGGGAACAATATATTAATTCTATAAGTGAAGATGGTGCTATGTTTGTAGGAGACCCTATAACTGTTGCCAACAAGATAATAAAAATGGTTGAAGAATTAAAATTAGATAGATTTATGTCACATTTACCTATAGGGTCTATGGAACATGAAGATGTTATGAATGCCATTAGATTATATGGAGAAGAAGTTGCACCTATTGTTAGAGGATATTTTAAAGATAAATAA
- a CDS encoding BMP family lipoprotein, with amino-acid sequence MKRILSIFSILVAFVLLISCGGKSTTEAPKEEVAKKVAIVYSTGGKGDKSFNDSAFRGLEKAKAELGIEFSEYEPKDPAVEAKNQLTEYAQSGEYALIIGVGFTMKDSLDAVAKEYPDQKFALIDEVSDVEANVASLMFREQEGAFLTGALAAMMTKTGTIGFIGAVEAPVIHRFATGYIQGARYINPDINIVTSYVNGSNPFNDPVSGKQLTEALISQKADVIMHAAGGTGAGVFQAAKDKGVYAIGVDSNQDGEAKGVVLTSELKNVDVAVFNAIKAVLDGTYKGGVTYFGIAEDGLGLTEFEFTKDVIGQDNISKLDELKGKIKSGEIKVDENGPLK; translated from the coding sequence ATGAAAAGAATTCTTAGTATTTTTTCAATTTTAGTTGCTTTTGTATTACTTATTTCTTGTGGTGGTAAATCAACTACTGAAGCTCCAAAAGAAGAAGTAGCAAAAAAAGTAGCTATTGTTTACTCAACAGGTGGTAAAGGAGATAAATCATTTAATGATTCAGCTTTCAGAGGATTAGAAAAAGCTAAAGCAGAATTAGGAATTGAATTTTCTGAATACGAACCTAAAGATCCAGCAGTAGAAGCAAAAAACCAATTAACTGAATATGCTCAATCAGGAGAATATGCATTAATAATCGGTGTTGGATTCACTATGAAAGATTCATTAGACGCAGTTGCTAAAGAATATCCAGATCAAAAATTTGCTTTAATTGATGAAGTTAGTGATGTTGAAGCTAACGTTGCATCTTTAATGTTTAGAGAACAAGAAGGAGCATTCTTAACTGGTGCTCTGGCAGCTATGATGACTAAAACTGGTACAATAGGATTTATAGGTGCTGTTGAAGCTCCTGTTATCCACAGATTTGCAACTGGATACATCCAAGGTGCAAGATACATTAATCCAGATATTAACATAGTTACTTCATATGTTAACGGAAGCAATCCTTTCAATGACCCAGTATCAGGAAAACAATTAACTGAAGCATTAATTTCACAAAAAGCTGATGTAATAATGCACGCTGCTGGTGGAACAGGAGCTGGAGTATTCCAAGCTGCTAAAGATAAAGGTGTTTATGCTATAGGAGTTGACTCTAACCAAGATGGTGAAGCTAAAGGAGTAGTATTAACTTCAGAATTAAAAAATGTTGACGTAGCAGTATTTAACGCTATTAAAGCTGTATTAGATGGAACATACAAAGGTGGAGTTACTTACTTCGGTATAGCTGAAGACGGATTAGGATTAACTGAATTCGAATTCACTAAAGATGTAATTGGACAAGATAATATTTCTAAATTAGATGAATTAAAAGGTAAGATTAAATCTGGTGAAATCAAAGTTGACGAAAACGGTCCTTTAAAATAG
- a CDS encoding ABC transporter permease, which translates to MEALKTLLIQTITVAPPVLITAVGACLSELSGVTNIGLEGIMLSGAFAAAVVNYFTGNPYLAILSGMVVGLLISLIHAVISIHLKGDQIISGVAINLFAVATTSYLIKTIFKVSGSTPAASVHPNKTLVVLFIYVLALLTYYVVYHTVLGLRIRAVGEHPLAADTVGISVYKYRYIGVLASGVFGGLGGAYMTTVILASFTNNMSAGRGFMAMAAMIFGRWNPLGAILASLLFAFGQALSDYTKASGGSIPQEFLAMIPYLLTIVALVAFGRKSRAPKASGKPYEK; encoded by the coding sequence ATGGAAGCACTTAAAACTTTATTAATACAAACAATTACAGTTGCACCACCAGTTTTAATTACTGCAGTTGGAGCTTGTTTATCAGAATTATCAGGAGTTACAAACATAGGTCTTGAAGGAATTATGTTATCAGGAGCATTTGCTGCAGCTGTAGTAAATTACTTTACAGGTAACCCTTATTTAGCAATATTATCAGGTATGGTAGTTGGATTATTAATTTCATTAATACATGCTGTTATAAGTATACACTTAAAAGGAGATCAGATTATAAGTGGGGTTGCGATAAACTTATTCGCAGTAGCGACAACATCTTACTTAATTAAAACTATATTTAAAGTTTCAGGATCTACTCCAGCAGCTTCAGTACATCCTAATAAAACTCTTGTAGTTTTATTCATATATGTGCTTGCATTATTAACGTATTATGTTGTTTATCATACAGTTCTTGGATTAAGAATAAGAGCAGTTGGGGAACATCCTTTAGCTGCAGATACAGTTGGTATAAGTGTATATAAATATAGATATATAGGTGTATTAGCATCAGGAGTATTTGGTGGACTTGGAGGGGCATATATGACTACAGTTATACTTGCAAGTTTCACTAATAATATGTCAGCAGGACGTGGATTTATGGCGATGGCAGCTATGATATTTGGTAGATGGAATCCATTAGGAGCTATACTTGCAAGTTTATTATTTGCATTTGGACAAGCACTTTCTGATTATACTAAGGCAAGTGGAGGATCAATACCACAAGAGTTCTTAGCCATGATACCATATTTATTAACAATAGTTGCATTAGTTGCATTTGGACGTAAATCTAGAGCACCTAAAGCAAGTGGTAAACCATATGAAAAATAA